A region from the Inhella inkyongensis genome encodes:
- a CDS encoding ComEC/Rec2 family competence protein, giving the protein MEIRPLKARFGDSILVLWGRPKRALLIDGGVGKTYGESIQPAFAALREQGVQALEALVVTHLDRDHIGGVADVIRRRHQHQLGIRDVWFNGARHLPVGAPRPRSIAQAEALGAMLHEQGLAWNAAFSGGAIRTPSHGPLPRVELPGGLAVTVLSPNLPQLKRLAALWPQALAETSDAQPLPRARGASPKRPPASIPIDLVSLAKARFAEDSSVANGSSLALLLEHKGRAALMAGDAYPSVLAAAWRRLCRERGGAVGLDLLKLSHHGSSTNTSPQLLGLLKPKKLLITTDGSGYGHPHAETLAWALLQIPDVELIFNYSNEYSLPWETIRKGRCGPKVRLGAESGLSLRL; this is encoded by the coding sequence ATGGAAATCCGCCCACTCAAAGCTCGCTTTGGTGACAGCATCCTGGTGTTGTGGGGCCGACCCAAGCGCGCACTGCTCATTGACGGTGGTGTCGGCAAAACCTACGGCGAGTCCATTCAGCCTGCATTCGCGGCGCTTCGGGAGCAAGGCGTTCAAGCGCTGGAGGCGTTAGTTGTCACGCACCTCGATCGAGACCACATTGGGGGTGTTGCCGATGTCATTCGGCGGCGCCACCAACATCAGCTCGGCATCAGGGATGTCTGGTTCAACGGCGCGCGTCATTTGCCAGTTGGTGCTCCGCGGCCGCGAAGCATTGCCCAGGCGGAGGCGCTCGGGGCGATGCTTCACGAGCAGGGGCTGGCCTGGAACGCGGCCTTCTCCGGAGGTGCGATTCGAACGCCGTCGCACGGTCCGCTGCCACGGGTAGAGTTGCCAGGCGGTTTGGCCGTGACGGTGCTATCGCCGAACTTGCCTCAGCTCAAGCGACTGGCCGCTCTGTGGCCACAGGCCCTTGCCGAGACCTCCGACGCTCAACCATTGCCTCGCGCGCGAGGAGCCTCGCCAAAGCGTCCGCCTGCCTCCATACCTATCGACCTCGTCTCGCTAGCGAAAGCGCGCTTTGCCGAAGACTCGAGTGTGGCGAATGGGAGCAGCCTCGCCTTGCTTCTAGAACACAAGGGCCGAGCTGCCTTGATGGCAGGGGATGCTTATCCCAGTGTGCTGGCTGCTGCTTGGCGACGCCTGTGCCGCGAGCGAGGAGGGGCAGTTGGTTTGGACCTTCTCAAGCTGTCGCATCACGGGAGCAGCACAAACACGTCACCGCAGTTGCTTGGACTGCTGAAACCAAAGAAGCTGCTGATAACGACCGACGGCAGCGGCTACGGACACCCACATGCGGAGACCTTAGCCTGGGCTTTGCTGCAGATTCCGGATGTCGAGCTGATCTTCAACTACAGCAACGAGTACTCGCTCCCCTGGGAGACCATCAGAAAGGGCCGCTGCGGACCCAAGGTGCGACTTGGAGCGGAGAGCGGACTGAGCCTGCGGCTCTGA
- a CDS encoding integron integrase: MQPVLPPQGPSPRGQLRLVVGSALRQPGALPALQSTRLLDRVRERIRGLHYSRRTELAYLHWIKGYIRFHGIRHPAEMGGPEVEAFLTWLADARGVSASTHRQALSALVFLYAKVLQLELPWLQAIGRPRAQRRLPVVLSHEEVAAVLAGLEGLMALFGRLLYGTGLRIHEAANLRVKDLDFDHRALVVRQGKGGKDRVLMLPQVLVPNLKAHLKSVHALWLQDVQEGRAGVFMPDALERKYPRAGASWPWFWVFPQATHSVDPSTGVVRRHHLHEDSFQRAFKRAVMAAHITKPATPHTLRHSFATHLLQAGYDIRTVQELLGHNDVATTMIYTHVLRLGGGAVCSPLDRMTGFARSE, translated from the coding sequence ATGCAACCGGTCCTCCCGCCCCAAGGCCCCTCCCCGAGGGGGCAATTGCGTCTGGTGGTCGGCTCGGCGCTCCGGCAGCCGGGCGCCTTGCCCGCTCTGCAGTCCACGCGTTTGCTGGACCGGGTGCGCGAGCGCATCCGCGGCCTGCACTACAGCCGTCGCACCGAATTGGCCTACCTGCACTGGATCAAGGGCTACATCCGCTTCCATGGCATCCGGCACCCTGCCGAAATGGGCGGCCCCGAGGTCGAGGCTTTTCTGACCTGGCTGGCCGACGCGCGGGGCGTGTCGGCGTCGACCCATCGGCAGGCCCTGTCGGCGCTGGTGTTCCTCTACGCCAAGGTGCTGCAGCTCGAACTCCCTTGGCTGCAGGCCATCGGCCGCCCGCGCGCGCAGCGGCGGCTTCCGGTGGTGCTCAGCCATGAAGAGGTCGCTGCGGTCCTGGCGGGGCTGGAGGGTCTGATGGCCTTGTTCGGCCGCCTGCTTTACGGCACCGGCCTGCGGATCCATGAAGCCGCCAACCTGCGGGTCAAGGATCTGGACTTTGACCATCGCGCGCTGGTGGTGCGACAAGGCAAGGGCGGCAAGGATCGGGTGCTGATGCTGCCGCAGGTTCTCGTGCCGAACCTGAAGGCGCATCTGAAGTCAGTCCACGCGCTGTGGCTGCAGGACGTGCAGGAGGGGCGCGCCGGCGTGTTCATGCCGGACGCGTTGGAGCGCAAGTACCCCCGCGCCGGAGCCAGTTGGCCCTGGTTCTGGGTCTTTCCACAGGCCACGCACTCGGTGGATCCGAGCACGGGGGTGGTGCGCCGCCACCATCTGCACGAAGACAGCTTTCAGCGCGCCTTCAAGCGCGCAGTTATGGCCGCACACATCACCAAGCCCGCGACGCCCCACACACTGCGGCACAGCTTCGCCACCCACCTGCTTCAGGCGGGCTACGACATCCGCACGGTGCAGGAATTGCTCGGTCACAACGATGTGGCGACGACCATGATTTACACCCACGTGCTGCGCCTGGGCGGCGGCGCGGTGTGCAGTCCGTTGGACCGGATGACGGGCTTCGCCAGATCCGAGTGA
- a CDS encoding DUF6869 domain-containing protein, producing MTEQDFHAWATAYIEAQSQADHINEKHPMWWPIGKFFDLQREHPEDCWRAILAVLDLQPSEKVLGMLAAGPLEDLIEDHGEQFIERIEIEARRRSDFRSLLRGVWKSSTLEIWARVERACEAAT from the coding sequence ATGACCGAGCAGGATTTTCATGCTTGGGCCACTGCATACATCGAGGCACAAAGCCAAGCTGATCACATCAACGAAAAGCATCCGATGTGGTGGCCAATCGGTAAATTCTTCGATCTTCAGCGCGAGCACCCAGAAGACTGTTGGCGGGCAATTCTTGCAGTCCTAGATTTGCAGCCTTCGGAAAAGGTACTAGGGATGTTGGCCGCTGGGCCACTTGAAGATCTGATTGAGGACCATGGCGAGCAGTTCATTGAGCGAATCGAAATTGAAGCCCGCCGAAGGTCGGATTTTCGTTCGCTGCTTCGGGGTGTCTGGAAGAGCAGTACTCTAGAAATCTGGGCTCGTGTTGAACGCGCATGCGAAGCAGCAACATGA
- a CDS encoding DUF2185 domain-containing protein, giving the protein MSTKFLLRADEIREIAPGHGACYASDHITVDGQKVGFMYREEPDNDVDSGWRFLSGNESQEYLDDSNNLQIYDVNTIANYDQGIVALLSAPCGSAFARTASGEFVVDDQPHDDDV; this is encoded by the coding sequence ATGAGCACGAAGTTCCTTTTGCGGGCGGATGAGATTCGAGAAATCGCTCCCGGACACGGCGCATGCTATGCGTCCGATCACATCACGGTCGACGGGCAGAAGGTTGGTTTCATGTACCGTGAAGAGCCGGACAACGACGTTGACAGCGGCTGGCGCTTCTTGTCTGGTAATGAGAGCCAGGAGTACTTGGACGATTCCAATAACTTGCAGATCTACGACGTCAACACCATCGCGAACTATGACCAGGGCATCGTTGCCCTTTTGTCTGCGCCTTGTGGATCGGCCTTTGCAAGAACGGCCTCTGGCGAGTTTGTCGTGGACGACCAGCCGCATGACGATGACGTATAA
- a CDS encoding lysozyme inhibitor LprI family protein, with translation MHQLVRSVALVVTVAVAQSASAKGCDKVEREDELQECLGTELATVDKELNAAYAKLRGGLNKEAHVLLTKAQRLWVSLRDADCELEAESHKGGSGYQAIYIQCQIDKTRQRIKDFKSSRLWPRG, from the coding sequence ATGCATCAGCTAGTTAGGTCCGTCGCACTTGTGGTCACGGTTGCAGTGGCTCAATCCGCCTCTGCCAAGGGTTGCGACAAAGTGGAGCGAGAAGACGAACTGCAGGAGTGCCTTGGAACTGAGCTCGCCACGGTAGACAAAGAACTCAACGCAGCCTACGCAAAGTTGCGTGGCGGGTTAAACAAAGAAGCACACGTGTTGCTTACCAAGGCGCAAAGGCTTTGGGTTTCTCTGCGAGACGCTGATTGTGAGTTGGAGGCTGAAAGCCACAAGGGTGGCTCCGGTTACCAGGCGATCTATATCCAATGTCAGATCGACAAGACACGGCAGCGAATCAAAGATTTCAAGAGCTCAAGGCTCTGGCCTCGCGGTTAA
- a CDS encoding DUF4279 domain-containing protein, which produces MSSVGLIITGAQLRPDEVTATLGMEPDECWRRGDSKRVGAELHEWGGWKKRLQRRDDRDPFSLELRLWADLLKGKVTELRCLRDAGCNLTLDCFISISGAALVEINPELQRDLSTLGIDLSFAIWASTDAG; this is translated from the coding sequence GTGAGCAGTGTTGGCTTGATCATCACGGGCGCTCAACTGCGGCCAGACGAGGTGACCGCAACTCTTGGGATGGAACCAGACGAGTGTTGGCGCCGCGGGGATTCAAAGCGCGTTGGTGCCGAACTGCATGAGTGGGGTGGCTGGAAGAAGCGTCTTCAGCGGCGAGATGACAGAGATCCGTTCTCGCTGGAGTTGCGACTGTGGGCGGACCTATTGAAGGGCAAGGTCACTGAGTTGCGATGCTTGCGCGACGCCGGTTGCAACTTGACGCTTGATTGCTTCATTTCAATTTCCGGTGCAGCGCTGGTTGAGATTAATCCGGAGCTACAACGCGACCTCTCCACTTTAGGCATAGATCTAAGCTTTGCAATCTGGGCGAGCACAGATGCTGGATAA
- a CDS encoding bifunctional nicotinamide-nucleotide adenylyltransferase/Nudix hydroxylase — translation MNEQSIDVAVVIGRFQPFHNGHLALLREALARAPRVLVVLGSAHQARSPRHPFSWTERAEMVRLALPEAERSRVDFLPLRDYFDEARWVAAVLEEVGQRVGNANVLLVGHFKDATSDYLRRFAPWQLLSLPRLHRVDATDLRAALFEAGPEVLEIVLSTWVDQVPASTRAFVQAWSRLPFLAPLRREWEMLQGYRKAWAAAPYAPVFVTVDVVLRCAGHVLLIQRAKDPGQGLWALPGGFVEPRDTLYQSAIRELEEETGLRLLPDTLQRSLRGVAVFDHPDRSQRGRTISHTHYFDLGDRELPEVRGDDDAALARWVPMAELAAMESQFFDDHFHMLDRFLGLLPAA, via the coding sequence ATGAACGAGCAGAGCATCGACGTCGCAGTCGTCATTGGCCGCTTTCAGCCCTTCCACAACGGCCACCTGGCCTTGTTGCGCGAGGCCTTGGCGCGTGCACCGCGCGTGCTGGTGGTGCTGGGATCCGCCCATCAAGCGCGTTCACCGCGCCATCCCTTCAGCTGGACCGAGCGCGCCGAGATGGTTCGCTTGGCGCTGCCGGAGGCCGAGCGCAGCCGCGTCGACTTCCTGCCGTTGCGCGACTATTTCGACGAGGCTCGCTGGGTTGCAGCCGTTCTCGAGGAGGTGGGGCAACGCGTCGGGAACGCCAACGTCCTGCTGGTCGGGCATTTCAAAGACGCCACCAGCGACTACCTGCGTCGCTTTGCGCCATGGCAGTTGCTGAGCTTGCCGCGTCTGCACCGCGTGGACGCCACCGATCTGCGTGCGGCGCTGTTCGAGGCCGGGCCCGAAGTGCTGGAGATCGTGCTGTCGACCTGGGTCGATCAGGTCCCCGCCAGCACCCGCGCCTTCGTGCAGGCCTGGTCACGCCTGCCCTTTCTGGCCCCGCTTCGTCGCGAGTGGGAGATGCTGCAGGGCTATCGGAAGGCCTGGGCTGCGGCGCCCTACGCGCCGGTCTTTGTCACGGTCGACGTGGTGCTGCGCTGTGCGGGCCACGTTCTGCTGATCCAGCGCGCCAAAGATCCCGGCCAAGGGCTCTGGGCCTTGCCTGGCGGTTTCGTCGAGCCGCGCGACACGCTCTACCAGTCCGCCATTCGTGAGCTGGAGGAGGAAACAGGGCTGCGCCTGTTGCCCGATACCTTGCAGCGCTCACTGCGCGGCGTGGCGGTGTTCGATCACCCCGACCGCAGCCAACGCGGCCGCACCATCTCGCACACCCATTACTTCGACCTCGGCGACCGGGAACTGCCAGAAGTGCGTGGTGACGATGACGCCGCTCTGGCGCGCTGGGTGCCAATGGCCGAACTAGCCGCCATGGAGTCGCAGTTCTTCGACGATCACTTCCACATGCTGGATCGGTTCCTGGGGTTGCTTCCAGCGGCCTGA
- a CDS encoding NAD+ synthase, whose protein sequence is MLKLTIAQLNLTVGDVAGNVERMTAAARQAASEGAELVVFPELAVSGYYPGDLLDEPAFIRQVEAGLEALREASRGLPDLAWVFGTPLRRDGPGKKLENGLLVLRAGEVILRYAKQLLPTYNIFDERRHFEPGPDVAKVLRLGSVQVGLLICEDGWNDEAGDYRVNPFDRLRDAAPELVISLNASPSNIGKREQRHQVFGSASRRNGLPILYVNHVGGHDQLVYDGASFAVEPEDGVVFEADRFVESVRTLGFENGRFVELDGSRPSRPDPGGISPMAFYRAQIVLGLRDYARRCGFTQAVVGSSGGIDSALTLALATEALGAANVVGITMPSSFSSSGSVTDSEQLCRNLGIELLNHPIKGAVEAMKAQFADSFGAPMQGLTLENLQARVRGTVLMAYSNANGHLLLTTGNKSEVSVGYCTLYGDTNGGLGLIGDLYKTEVFELCRHLNEAAGRELVPAAIIEKEPSAELAPGQRDSDSLPPYPVLDDMLKVLIEGDRMASWEREAAEARMAGLRGTPEGRALIEKVARMIQRSEYKRRQAPPLIRLRGRAFGQGRQMPIAARYPGVFE, encoded by the coding sequence ATGCTGAAGCTGACGATCGCGCAACTGAATCTGACCGTCGGCGACGTCGCTGGCAACGTTGAGCGGATGACGGCCGCGGCGCGCCAGGCAGCGAGCGAAGGCGCCGAACTGGTGGTGTTCCCCGAACTCGCAGTCAGTGGCTACTACCCAGGCGACCTGCTCGACGAGCCCGCTTTCATCCGCCAGGTCGAGGCGGGTCTCGAGGCCCTGCGCGAAGCCTCGCGCGGGCTGCCCGATCTAGCCTGGGTGTTCGGCACGCCGCTACGCCGCGACGGCCCCGGCAAGAAGCTCGAGAACGGCCTGCTGGTGCTGCGCGCTGGCGAGGTTATCCTGCGCTACGCCAAGCAGCTGCTGCCGACCTACAACATCTTCGACGAGCGCCGCCATTTCGAACCGGGCCCTGATGTGGCCAAGGTGCTGCGACTGGGCTCCGTCCAGGTTGGCCTGCTGATCTGCGAGGACGGTTGGAACGACGAGGCCGGTGACTACCGCGTCAATCCCTTCGACCGACTGCGTGACGCCGCGCCCGAGTTGGTGATCAGCCTCAACGCCAGCCCCAGCAACATCGGCAAGCGCGAGCAACGCCACCAGGTCTTCGGTTCGGCCTCGCGCCGCAATGGCCTGCCCATCCTCTACGTTAACCATGTGGGTGGGCATGACCAGCTGGTCTACGACGGCGCCAGCTTCGCCGTCGAACCCGAGGACGGGGTGGTGTTCGAGGCCGATCGCTTTGTCGAGTCGGTCCGAACCCTTGGATTCGAGAACGGCCGCTTTGTCGAGCTCGACGGCAGCCGTCCCTCACGACCGGATCCGGGCGGGATCAGCCCGATGGCCTTCTACCGTGCACAGATCGTGCTGGGTCTGCGCGACTACGCGCGCCGCTGCGGTTTCACGCAGGCCGTGGTCGGCAGCTCCGGCGGCATCGACAGTGCGCTCACGCTGGCTCTCGCCACCGAGGCGCTGGGTGCGGCCAACGTCGTCGGCATCACCATGCCTTCAAGCTTTTCGTCCAGCGGCTCCGTGACGGACTCGGAGCAGCTGTGCCGCAATCTCGGCATCGAACTGCTGAATCACCCGATCAAAGGCGCGGTGGAAGCCATGAAGGCACAGTTCGCTGACAGCTTCGGTGCGCCCATGCAGGGGCTGACGCTGGAGAACCTGCAGGCCCGCGTGCGCGGCACTGTGCTGATGGCCTACTCGAATGCCAACGGCCACCTGCTGCTGACCACGGGCAACAAAAGCGAAGTCTCGGTCGGCTACTGCACGCTCTACGGCGACACCAATGGTGGACTCGGCCTGATCGGCGATCTGTACAAGACTGAGGTGTTCGAGCTGTGCCGTCACCTGAACGAAGCGGCTGGGCGCGAACTGGTTCCCGCCGCCATCATCGAAAAGGAGCCGTCTGCCGAGCTGGCTCCGGGCCAGCGCGACAGCGACAGCCTGCCGCCCTATCCGGTGCTCGACGACATGCTCAAGGTGTTGATCGAAGGCGACCGTATGGCCTCCTGGGAGCGCGAGGCGGCCGAAGCCCGCATGGCGGGACTGCGTGGCACGCCAGAAGGCCGCGCGTTGATTGAGAAAGTGGCCCGCATGATCCAGCGCAGCGAGTACAAGCGCCGCCAAGCGCCGCCCCTAATTCGCCTACGCGGCCGTGCCTTCGGCCAAGGGCGCCAGATGCCGATCGCGGCACGCTACCCCGGGGTGTTCGAATGA
- the pncB gene encoding nicotinate phosphoribosyltransferase, with amino-acid sequence MTQPIITSLLDTDLYKFTMWQTLLHRHPETQAEYRFVCRNQPAYPLSELKADVERELDALCSLTFQRCELAYLGALRFIKSDFVDFLRIFRFQRDFIEVRTEGDTLSIVAKGPQVHVMGFEIPVLAIVNELYFRRFDTPEVRAEGRHRLEDKIGRIHDFCFEAPAGRHPFELFDFGLRRRFSGAWQREVVQRMQEGLPKVFRGTSNVLLAKELGLVPIGTMAHEYLQTFQATGVRLRDHQKAALEDWVQEYRGDLGTALTDVVGMDAFLADFDLYFAKLFDGLRHDSGDPVVWGEKALAHYAKLRIDPHTKRLVFSDGLTVAKAIELYRHFADRVQLGFGIGTHLSNDLGPKPLNIVMKLTHANGQPVAKLSDSPGKTLCEDETFLAYLRQVFGVKTPC; translated from the coding sequence ATGACCCAGCCCATCATCACCAGCCTGCTGGATACCGACCTCTACAAGTTCACGATGTGGCAGACCCTGCTGCATCGCCATCCCGAGACCCAGGCCGAGTACCGCTTTGTCTGCCGCAACCAGCCTGCCTACCCGCTGAGCGAGCTCAAGGCCGATGTGGAGCGCGAGCTCGACGCGCTGTGCTCGCTGACTTTCCAGCGCTGCGAGCTGGCCTACCTGGGTGCCCTGCGCTTCATCAAGAGCGACTTCGTCGACTTCCTGCGCATCTTCCGCTTCCAGCGCGACTTCATCGAGGTTCGCACTGAGGGCGACACCCTGAGCATCGTCGCCAAGGGCCCGCAGGTCCATGTGATGGGTTTCGAGATCCCGGTGCTCGCCATCGTCAACGAGTTGTACTTCCGCCGCTTCGACACGCCCGAGGTGCGGGCCGAAGGGCGCCACCGCCTCGAAGACAAGATCGGCCGCATCCACGACTTCTGTTTCGAAGCGCCGGCCGGTCGCCATCCCTTCGAGCTGTTCGACTTCGGCCTGCGTCGCCGCTTCTCCGGCGCCTGGCAGCGCGAGGTCGTGCAGCGCATGCAGGAAGGTCTGCCCAAGGTCTTCCGCGGCACCTCGAACGTGCTGCTGGCCAAGGAACTCGGCCTGGTACCCATCGGCACCATGGCGCACGAGTACCTGCAGACCTTCCAGGCTACCGGTGTGCGTTTGCGCGACCACCAGAAGGCAGCGCTGGAGGACTGGGTGCAGGAGTACCGCGGCGACCTCGGGACTGCGCTGACAGACGTCGTGGGCATGGACGCCTTCCTGGCCGACTTCGACCTCTACTTCGCCAAGCTCTTCGACGGCCTGCGTCACGACAGCGGCGATCCGGTCGTCTGGGGCGAGAAGGCACTGGCGCACTACGCGAAGTTGCGCATCGACCCGCACACCAAGCGCCTGGTGTTCAGCGATGGGCTCACGGTCGCCAAGGCCATCGAGCTCTACCGGCACTTTGCCGACCGCGTGCAGCTGGGCTTCGGCATTGGCACGCACCTGAGCAACGACCTCGGCCCGAAGCCGCTGAACATCGTCATGAAGCTCACACACGCCAATGGCCAGCCCGTCGCCAAGCTCAGCGACAGCCCCGGCAAGACCCTGTGCGAGGACGAAACCTTCCTGGCCTACCTTCGCCAGGTGTTCGGAGTGAAGACGCCATGCTGA
- a CDS encoding cysteine hydrolase, producing MNTHLLLIDPQNDFCDLPAEWLPRSPVSGEAIRPALPVAGAHADMHRAAQLVARLGDHLNAITVTLDSHHRIDIAHPGFWRDASGSHPPPFTPITADQVRGGDFTPRDPDMRSRALAYLDALEATGRYTLMIWPVHCQMGSWGHDVHAALQAALDAWADAQGRSVAIVTKGENPWTEHYSALQAEVPDVSDERTELNQSLLKELDRFDRVLIAGEAGSHCVRATVEHLAEHLPSQKLGKLVLLTDCISPVAGFEAQQADFFGAMKAKGLQLALSTEIQA from the coding sequence ATGAACACGCATCTGCTGCTGATTGACCCGCAGAACGACTTCTGCGACCTGCCCGCCGAATGGCTGCCGCGCTCGCCGGTGAGCGGTGAGGCCATCCGCCCCGCGCTACCCGTTGCAGGCGCCCATGCCGACATGCATCGTGCCGCTCAGCTGGTGGCGCGGCTGGGCGACCATCTCAACGCCATCACGGTGACGCTGGACTCGCACCACCGCATTGACATCGCGCACCCTGGTTTCTGGCGTGACGCCAGTGGATCCCACCCCCCACCGTTCACGCCGATCACTGCCGACCAGGTGCGGGGTGGCGACTTCACGCCGCGGGATCCCGACATGCGCAGCCGTGCGCTGGCCTATCTAGACGCACTCGAAGCCACCGGCCGCTACACCCTGATGATCTGGCCAGTGCACTGCCAGATGGGCAGCTGGGGTCATGACGTCCACGCCGCCCTTCAAGCTGCTCTGGATGCCTGGGCCGACGCGCAAGGCCGCTCTGTGGCCATCGTCACCAAGGGTGAGAACCCCTGGACCGAACACTACAGTGCGCTCCAGGCCGAGGTGCCGGACGTCAGCGATGAGCGCACCGAGCTCAACCAGTCCCTGCTGAAAGAACTCGATCGCTTTGATCGCGTTCTGATTGCGGGCGAGGCTGGCAGCCACTGCGTCCGCGCCACGGTTGAACACTTGGCCGAGCACCTGCCATCGCAGAAGCTCGGCAAGCTGGTCCTGCTGACTGACTGCATCAGCCCCGTCGCAGGTTTCGAGGCCCAACAGGCCGACTTCTTCGGCGCCATGAAGGCCAAGGGCCTGCAACTCGCCCTCAGCACCGAGATCCAAGCATGA
- a CDS encoding NUDIX hydrolase — MTTSTNSEAGNKLICTVDVVLLSLSEGQLRVLLLKREREPFAGAWALPGGYVHIGEDQGCEDAAQRVLRQKAGLESPYLEQLASFSGPARDPRGWSVSVAYFALVPHPEEALPGQQWLPVDRLPQLPFDHGSIVATAVERVRSKSQYSSLPVHLCPEPFTISQLHAVYETLLGEPINTVSFRRKLDELAILEPVVGEKRTEGAHRPAQLYRVRAEFRQRLRLVGRGLNR; from the coding sequence ATGACCACCTCAACGAACTCCGAAGCCGGCAACAAACTGATCTGCACCGTGGATGTGGTGTTGCTGTCCCTAAGCGAGGGGCAGCTCCGGGTGCTGCTTTTGAAGCGCGAGCGAGAGCCCTTCGCGGGTGCGTGGGCTCTTCCAGGAGGCTATGTCCATATTGGTGAGGATCAGGGCTGCGAAGACGCCGCGCAGCGAGTCCTGCGGCAAAAGGCCGGCTTGGAGAGTCCTTATCTTGAGCAACTCGCCAGCTTCAGCGGACCGGCTCGCGATCCGCGCGGCTGGAGTGTTTCAGTGGCCTACTTCGCACTCGTTCCTCATCCCGAAGAGGCCTTGCCCGGTCAGCAATGGCTACCGGTGGATCGGCTTCCGCAACTTCCGTTCGACCATGGGAGCATCGTCGCAACAGCCGTCGAACGCGTGCGCAGCAAGAGCCAGTACTCATCCTTGCCAGTGCATCTCTGCCCGGAACCCTTCACCATCTCTCAACTGCATGCGGTCTACGAAACACTGCTCGGCGAGCCCATCAACACGGTCAGCTTCCGCCGCAAGTTGGACGAATTGGCCATCCTCGAGCCCGTGGTGGGGGAGAAGCGCACCGAAGGGGCGCATCGACCGGCGCAGCTTTATCGGGTGAGGGCCGAGTTTCGGCAGCGGCTTCGGTTGGTTGGGCGGGGATTGAACAGGTAA
- a CDS encoding plasmid replication/partition related protein, with protein MELTLNPALQAYVDPLTPAELEALERSLLAEGCRDALVLWGEVLVDGHNRYALCRKHGLPFQTVQNPRFQSLQDVQLWLIDQNLARRSLSDFQRGELALRKRDLLAERQVRPAPEAAPLAEAEDGLPPAHPSPEVPAAPQERLVTREAVAQVARLSSNQVVQIEKIQKQGAPELVQAVKAGLVSLNAAAAVASLPVPEQAAAAEAGAEELKQAAKRVREAKRKTGPSLATPAELRQQVAELQLENQRLREQLQALGQAV; from the coding sequence ATGGAACTCACCCTCAACCCCGCTCTGCAGGCCTATGTCGATCCCTTGACGCCCGCTGAGCTGGAGGCCCTGGAGCGCAGCTTGCTGGCCGAGGGTTGTCGCGATGCGCTGGTGTTATGGGGCGAGGTGCTGGTGGATGGGCACAACCGCTATGCGCTGTGCCGCAAGCACGGCCTGCCGTTCCAGACGGTGCAAAACCCCCGATTTCAGTCGTTGCAGGACGTGCAGCTGTGGTTGATCGACCAGAACCTGGCGCGGCGCAGTCTGTCGGACTTTCAGCGCGGCGAACTGGCCCTGCGCAAGCGCGACCTGCTGGCCGAGCGCCAGGTTCGCCCTGCGCCCGAGGCGGCGCCCCTGGCCGAGGCTGAGGATGGCCTGCCGCCCGCGCATCCAAGCCCTGAAGTCCCCGCGGCGCCGCAGGAGCGGCTGGTCACTCGCGAGGCCGTGGCCCAAGTGGCGCGGCTCAGCAGCAACCAGGTGGTGCAGATTGAGAAGATCCAAAAGCAGGGCGCGCCGGAGCTGGTGCAGGCCGTCAAGGCCGGCTTGGTGTCGCTCAATGCGGCAGCGGCCGTGGCCAGCCTGCCGGTGCCTGAGCAGGCGGCCGCTGCAGAGGCGGGCGCCGAAGAGCTGAAGCAGGCCGCCAAGCGGGTGCGCGAGGCCAAACGCAAGACCGGTCCGTCGCTCGCGACGCCGGCCGAACTGCGCCAGCAAGTGGCCGAGCTGCAGCTTGAAAACCAGCGCCTGCGTGAGCAACTTCAGGCGTTGGGGCAGGCAGTCTGA